One stretch of Variovorax sp. 54 DNA includes these proteins:
- a CDS encoding MarR family winged helix-turn-helix transcriptional regulator, which yields MHAPLRLKTDYLNVLLDLASQRTRDRGSRVYEIELGLSIRDIRLLRMIGGAPGITMGQLVQTCGIEKTLVSKQVSSLVQRELVERQIGTEDARQICLCLSPAGVDMVQRAEPIGHEMEARFLDCLSVAEIESLRRILHKVIDAEAGSRDIFEFLLVQLRESKEPPPSSSPSSSAPSRKK from the coding sequence ATGCACGCCCCGCTTCGCCTGAAGACCGACTACCTCAACGTCCTGCTCGACCTGGCCTCGCAGCGCACGCGCGACCGCGGCTCGCGCGTCTACGAGATCGAGCTCGGCCTGTCGATCCGCGACATCCGGCTGCTGCGGATGATCGGCGGCGCGCCCGGGATCACCATGGGCCAGCTGGTGCAGACCTGCGGCATCGAGAAGACGCTGGTCTCCAAACAGGTCAGTTCGCTGGTGCAGCGCGAGCTGGTCGAGCGCCAGATCGGCACCGAGGACGCGCGGCAGATCTGTCTGTGCCTGAGCCCCGCCGGCGTCGACATGGTGCAGCGCGCCGAGCCCATCGGGCACGAGATGGAAGCACGCTTTCTCGACTGCCTGAGCGTCGCCGAGATCGAGAGCCTGCGCCGCATCCTGCACAAGGTCATCGACGCGGAAGCAGGCTCGCGCGACATCTTCGAATTCCTGCTGGTGCAGCTGCGCGAAAGCAAGGAACCGCCCCCGTCCTCCTCCCCCTCGTCTTCCGCTCCCTCCCGAAAGAAGTAA
- a CDS encoding N-acyl-D-amino-acid deacylase family protein — protein MKQPTHYDLLIQGGTVIDGTKAPRFDADVGILNGRIAAIGNLAGHTADQTLDATGRIVAPGFIDSHTHDDQAVLSQAQMPFKVSQGVTTVVAGNCGISAAPLRADMDLPMPLSLLETPAEDRFTTFAAYLDALRATPSSVNVAAMVGHSTLRAVTMSDLDRPATAQEIAAMQALVEEAMQAGAIGLSTGTFYPPAVKATTEEIIEVGRPLTARKALYVTHMRDESDHVMASLEETFHIGRALDIPVVVSHHKVQNTQNFGKTKVTLPFIQEAMKHQCIGLDCYPYTAGSTMIRTDRGMMDGRVLIASSVPHPECAGRDLKDIAAEWGVSGEEAALRLSPGSAIYFMMDEDDVQRVLAFDETMIGSDGIPLGDKPHPRLWGTFPRVLGHYSRDVGLFPLETAVWKMTGLTARNFGLHERGALKVGHHADVVVFNAATVRDTANYETPTEPAEGIDAVIVNGAVTWRHGVHSGARNGQVIVRQEAA, from the coding sequence ATGAAACAACCCACCCACTACGACCTGCTGATCCAAGGCGGCACCGTGATCGACGGCACCAAGGCCCCGCGCTTCGACGCCGACGTAGGCATCCTCAACGGCCGCATCGCCGCCATCGGCAACCTCGCAGGCCACACCGCCGACCAGACGCTCGACGCCACGGGCCGCATCGTCGCACCCGGCTTCATCGACTCGCACACGCACGACGACCAGGCCGTGCTGTCGCAGGCGCAGATGCCGTTCAAGGTGTCGCAGGGCGTGACCACGGTGGTGGCGGGCAACTGCGGCATCAGCGCCGCACCGCTGCGCGCCGACATGGACCTGCCGATGCCGCTGAGCCTGCTCGAAACGCCGGCCGAAGACCGCTTCACGACCTTCGCGGCCTACCTCGACGCACTGCGCGCCACGCCCTCGTCGGTGAACGTGGCGGCGATGGTCGGCCACTCGACGCTGCGTGCCGTGACCATGTCCGACCTCGACCGGCCCGCCACCGCGCAGGAGATCGCCGCCATGCAGGCGCTGGTCGAAGAGGCGATGCAGGCCGGCGCCATCGGCCTGTCGACCGGCACCTTCTACCCGCCGGCCGTGAAGGCGACGACCGAAGAGATCATCGAGGTCGGCCGCCCGCTCACGGCGCGCAAGGCGCTGTACGTGACGCACATGCGCGACGAGAGCGACCACGTCATGGCGTCGCTCGAAGAAACCTTCCACATCGGCCGCGCGCTCGACATTCCGGTGGTGGTGTCGCACCACAAGGTGCAGAACACGCAGAACTTCGGCAAGACCAAGGTGACGCTGCCCTTCATCCAGGAAGCGATGAAGCACCAGTGCATCGGGCTCGACTGCTACCCATACACCGCAGGCTCCACCATGATCCGCACCGACCGCGGGATGATGGACGGCCGCGTGCTCATCGCTTCGAGCGTGCCGCACCCCGAATGCGCGGGCCGCGACCTGAAGGACATTGCGGCCGAATGGGGCGTGTCGGGCGAAGAGGCCGCGCTGCGCCTGTCGCCCGGCAGCGCCATCTATTTCATGATGGACGAAGACGACGTGCAGCGCGTGCTCGCCTTCGACGAGACCATGATCGGCTCCGACGGCATCCCGCTGGGCGACAAGCCGCATCCGCGCCTGTGGGGCACCTTCCCGCGCGTGCTGGGGCACTACAGCCGCGACGTGGGGCTGTTCCCGCTGGAGACGGCCGTGTGGAAGATGACGGGGCTCACGGCGCGCAACTTCGGCCTGCACGAACGCGGCGCGCTCAAGGTCGGCCATCACGCCGACGTGGTGGTCTTCAATGCCGCGACGGTGCGCGACACCGCGAACTACGAAACGCCGACCGAGCCTGCCGAAGGCATCGATGCAGTGATCGTGAACGGCGCCGTCACCTGGCGCCACGGCGTGCACAGCGGCGCGCGCAACGGCCAGGTGATCGTGCGCCAGGAGGCGGCCTGA
- a CDS encoding ABC transporter ATP-binding protein — MTTTTTTTSPNAPLLQVRELRKHYISPRRWLRPTKPAIQAVDGVSFNVGHGETLSLVGESGCGKTTTAKSVMRLVEPTSGSVRLNGEELLTLSANAMRQRRRDLQIIFQDPYASLNPRLTAGDIVAEPLRNFGDVSLAERRERVQWLFSRVGLRPEAAKKFPHEFSGGQRQRLGIARALALNPKLIVCDEPVSALDVSVQAQVVNLLMDLQAEFGIAYLFVAHDLAVVRHISHRVAVMYLGHIVEIADRDTLFSAPRHPYTEILLSAVPVPNPRTPARRLLLQGDPPSPANPPSGCRFHTRCPMAQAVCKEKTPELTERPSSSKGGHWVACHFR, encoded by the coding sequence ATGACGACGACAACAACGACAACATCCCCCAACGCGCCGCTCCTGCAGGTGCGCGAGCTGCGCAAGCACTACATCTCGCCGCGCCGCTGGCTGCGCCCGACCAAGCCCGCGATCCAGGCGGTCGACGGCGTGTCGTTCAACGTCGGGCACGGCGAGACGCTGTCGCTGGTCGGCGAATCGGGCTGCGGCAAGACCACCACCGCCAAGTCGGTGATGCGGCTGGTCGAGCCCACCTCGGGTTCGGTGCGGCTGAACGGCGAAGAGCTGCTGACCCTGTCCGCGAACGCGATGCGCCAGCGCCGGCGCGACCTGCAGATCATCTTCCAGGACCCGTACGCCTCGCTGAACCCGCGCCTCACGGCCGGCGACATCGTGGCCGAGCCGCTGCGCAACTTCGGCGACGTGTCGCTGGCCGAACGGCGCGAGCGCGTGCAGTGGCTGTTCTCGCGTGTGGGCCTGCGGCCCGAGGCGGCGAAGAAGTTTCCGCACGAGTTCTCGGGCGGCCAGCGGCAGCGCCTGGGCATTGCGCGCGCGCTGGCACTGAACCCCAAGCTCATCGTCTGCGACGAGCCCGTGTCGGCGCTCGACGTGTCGGTGCAGGCGCAGGTGGTCAACCTGCTGATGGACCTGCAGGCCGAGTTCGGCATCGCCTACCTGTTCGTGGCGCACGACCTCGCCGTGGTGCGCCACATCAGCCACCGCGTGGCCGTGATGTACCTCGGGCACATCGTGGAGATCGCCGACCGCGACACGCTGTTCTCGGCGCCGCGCCATCCATACACCGAGATCCTGCTGTCGGCCGTGCCCGTGCCCAACCCGCGCACGCCCGCGCGCCGCCTGCTGCTGCAGGGCGACCCGCCGAGCCCGGCCAACCCGCCCTCGGGCTGCCGCTTCCACACGCGCTGCCCGATGGCGCAGGCCGTGTGCAAGGAGAAGACGCCCGAGCTGACGGAGCGGCCCTCGTCTTCCAAGGGTGGGCATTGGGTGGCTTGCCACTTTCGCTGA
- a CDS encoding ABC transporter ATP-binding protein, with protein sequence MTIHMSQATLAPGEPLLEVDNLRTYFNTLAGTVRSVDGVSYTVRAGRTLGVVGESGCGKSVTALSILRLVPTPPGRHMGAVRLRGTDLMQLSEREMRQIRGNRISMIFQEPMTSLNPVLTVGRQIAETVQLHQKASRAEALQRAVEMLRLVQIPEPERRVNEYPHQLSGGMRQRVMIALALACNPEVLIADEPTTALDVTIQAQILDLIKRLQKELGMGVVMITHDLGVVAESCDRVVVMYAGKKVEEADVIDLFDRPLHPYTRALMASMPAMSTSSARLHEIPGMVPAAHELGRGCAFAARCAQARERCRRETPPLSTQGDGHVVACFAVQEQWTDEAAEVSA encoded by the coding sequence ATGACGATCCACATGTCCCAGGCCACCCTCGCGCCCGGCGAGCCGCTGCTCGAGGTCGACAACCTGCGCACCTACTTCAACACGCTCGCGGGCACCGTGCGCTCGGTCGACGGCGTGTCGTACACCGTGCGCGCAGGCCGCACGCTCGGCGTGGTCGGCGAATCGGGCTGCGGCAAGAGCGTGACCGCGCTGTCGATCCTGCGGCTGGTGCCCACGCCGCCCGGGCGCCACATGGGCGCCGTGCGCCTGCGCGGCACCGACCTGATGCAGCTCAGCGAACGCGAGATGCGGCAGATCCGCGGCAACCGCATCTCGATGATCTTCCAGGAGCCGATGACCTCGCTGAATCCGGTGCTCACCGTGGGCCGCCAGATCGCCGAGACCGTGCAGCTGCACCAGAAGGCCAGCCGCGCCGAGGCACTGCAGCGCGCGGTCGAGATGCTGCGGCTGGTGCAGATCCCCGAGCCCGAGCGGCGCGTGAACGAGTACCCGCACCAGCTCTCGGGCGGCATGCGCCAGCGCGTGATGATTGCGCTGGCCCTGGCCTGCAACCCCGAGGTGCTGATCGCCGACGAGCCCACCACCGCACTCGACGTGACCATCCAGGCGCAGATCCTCGACCTCATCAAGCGACTGCAGAAAGAGCTGGGCATGGGCGTGGTGATGATCACGCACGACCTGGGCGTGGTGGCCGAGAGCTGCGACCGCGTCGTCGTCATGTACGCCGGCAAGAAGGTGGAAGAAGCCGACGTGATCGACCTCTTCGATCGCCCGCTGCACCCCTACACGCGTGCGCTGATGGCCTCGATGCCCGCCATGAGCACGTCGAGCGCACGGCTGCACGAAATTCCGGGCATGGTGCCCGCCGCACACGAGCTCGGACGCGGCTGCGCCTTTGCCGCGCGCTGCGCGCAGGCACGCGAGCGCTGCCGCCGCGAGACACCGCCGCTTTCCACGCAGGGCGACGGGCACGTGGTTGCCTGCTTCGCGGTGCAAGAGCAATGGACCGACGAGGCTGCCGAGGTGAGCGCATGA
- a CDS encoding ABC transporter permease has product MSTALPLREVDAPVPSAAVAATSALAEDPPFVPPRWRWVRKHPTLIIGALLLIVVAALSIAAPWIATHDPQDIDPLARMQTASAEHWFGTDALGRDVFSRAVWGGRVSMIVGASVAVLATFFGIVLGLVSGFVRWADGPIMRVMDGLMAIPGILLAIALMAVTRASLTTVIIAITVPEIPRVVRLVRSLALTLREQLFVEAAHAVGTRLPVILVRHVLPNIVAPLIVQATFVAAAAVLTEAALSFLGVGVPSQTPSWGNMMAEGRNFVTVAFHIILYPGLLLAATVLAINLLGDGLRDALDPRLARQL; this is encoded by the coding sequence ATGTCCACTGCCCTGCCCTTGCGCGAGGTCGATGCGCCGGTGCCCAGCGCCGCCGTTGCCGCCACCTCGGCCCTTGCCGAAGACCCTCCTTTCGTACCGCCGCGCTGGCGCTGGGTGCGCAAGCACCCGACGCTGATCATCGGCGCGCTGCTGCTCATCGTGGTGGCCGCACTGTCCATCGCCGCCCCCTGGATCGCCACCCACGACCCGCAGGACATCGACCCGCTGGCACGCATGCAGACGGCCTCGGCCGAGCACTGGTTCGGCACCGACGCACTGGGCCGCGACGTGTTCAGCCGCGCCGTGTGGGGCGGGCGCGTGTCGATGATCGTCGGCGCCTCGGTGGCCGTGCTCGCCACCTTCTTCGGCATCGTGCTGGGCCTGGTGTCGGGCTTCGTGCGCTGGGCCGACGGCCCGATCATGCGGGTGATGGACGGGCTCATGGCCATCCCCGGCATCCTGCTGGCGATTGCGCTGATGGCCGTGACGCGCGCCAGCCTCACCACCGTGATCATCGCCATCACGGTGCCCGAGATTCCACGCGTGGTGCGGCTGGTGCGCTCGCTGGCGCTCACCTTGCGCGAGCAGCTGTTCGTGGAGGCCGCGCATGCGGTCGGCACGCGGCTGCCGGTGATCCTTGTGCGGCACGTGCTGCCGAACATCGTGGCGCCGCTGATCGTGCAGGCCACCTTCGTGGCCGCCGCCGCCGTGCTCACCGAGGCCGCGCTGTCTTTCCTCGGCGTGGGCGTGCCCTCGCAGACGCCGAGCTGGGGCAACATGATGGCCGAGGGCCGCAACTTCGTGACCGTCGCGTTCCACATCATCCTGTACCCGGGCCTGCTGCTGGCGGCGACGGTGCTGGCGATCAACCTGCTCGGCGACGGCCTGCGCGATGCGCTCGACCCGCGCCTGGCGCGGCAGCTGTGA
- a CDS encoding ABC transporter permease, with protein MGYIVRRFLSTLPVMAVVAVVVFLLIHLSPGDPAALIAGDLATTEDIDKLRAALGLNLPLWQQFGLWIGKIFTGDLGTSIFTQVPVTQLLGQRLEPTVSIAALTMLITLVTAVPLGTLAAYCAGTWIDRLVMLFAVLAFSVPVFLIGYLLVYTFAVQLPWFPVQGYVPFSEGPGAWLRALVLPCVNLALVYIALVTRMTRATVLEVLHEDYIRTARAKGLGVRPVLGHALRNAAIPIATTIGAGIALLIGGVVVTETVFAIPGVGRLVIDSVQRHDYPVIQSVLLLSAGVYVLINLLIDLSYRLFDPRIQY; from the coding sequence ATGGGCTACATCGTTCGACGCTTTCTTTCCACGCTGCCGGTGATGGCGGTGGTGGCCGTGGTGGTGTTCCTGCTGATCCACCTGTCGCCGGGCGACCCGGCCGCGCTCATCGCGGGCGACCTCGCCACCACCGAGGACATCGACAAGCTGCGCGCCGCGCTCGGCCTGAACCTGCCGCTGTGGCAGCAGTTCGGGCTGTGGATCGGCAAGATCTTCACGGGCGACCTGGGCACCTCGATCTTCACGCAGGTGCCGGTGACGCAGCTGCTCGGCCAGCGGCTGGAGCCGACGGTGTCGATCGCGGCGCTGACCATGCTCATCACACTGGTGACGGCCGTGCCGCTGGGCACGCTCGCGGCCTACTGCGCGGGCACCTGGATCGACCGCCTCGTGATGCTGTTCGCGGTGCTGGCCTTTTCGGTGCCGGTGTTCCTCATCGGCTACCTGCTGGTCTACACCTTCGCGGTGCAGCTGCCGTGGTTTCCGGTGCAGGGCTACGTTCCCTTTTCCGAAGGCCCCGGTGCCTGGCTGCGCGCGCTGGTGCTGCCCTGCGTGAACCTGGCGCTGGTGTACATCGCGCTGGTGACGCGCATGACGCGCGCCACCGTGCTCGAGGTGCTGCACGAGGATTACATCCGAACCGCGCGCGCCAAGGGCCTGGGCGTGCGGCCGGTGCTGGGCCATGCGCTGCGCAATGCGGCCATTCCCATCGCCACCACCATCGGCGCGGGCATTGCGCTGCTCATCGGCGGCGTGGTGGTCACCGAGACGGTGTTCGCCATTCCGGGTGTGGGCCGGCTCGTGATCGATTCGGTGCAGCGCCACGACTACCCGGTGATCCAGAGCGTGCTGCTGCTGTCGGCAGGCGTGTACGTGCTGATCAACCTGCTCATCGATTTGAGCTACCGCCTGTTCGACCCGCGCATCCAGTACTAG